CGCCTTCACGGAAGGCGCGACTTCGAACAAACGATCGTAGAAAATGACAGCGGCCTTTTCCGAGATCGGTGCGACCTTGGCAAAGCTGTCCTGGACTAATTTGATTTGCGTCGGATTCATCTCAAACTTCCTTAGGTGACGTGATCAAGAGAGACCCGTTGGTCGCGACGCCGGCGCTTTGGTTCAATGCCAGTGCTTCCCGCGCCACACACCTGGACTACGCCGCCTCGACGAAGCGATGACGCTCGTAGAGGAATTCGAGCACGCGCTGGCGGCACTTCAAGTAAGTGGCGTTCGACGCGAGCTCGAGCCGCTTGCGAGGACGCGCGAGCGGCACGTCCAACACCTCGCCGATGTGCGCGCTCGGCCCGTTGGTCATCATCACGATACGGTCGGACAACAGCACGGCCTCGTCGACGTCGTGGGTGATCATCAGAATCGTGTTGCCGAGCTTCTGATGCAGCGCCATCACCGAGTCCTGCAAATGCGCGCGGGTCAGCGCGTCGAGCGCGCCGAAGGGCTCGTCGAGCAGGAGCACCTTCGGCTCCATCGCGAGCGCACGCGCAATGCCGACGCGCTGCTTCATGCCGCCGGAGATTTCCGACGGACGCTTGTCCTTGGCATGGGCCATCTGCACGAGGTTGAGATTGTGCATGACCCAGGCCTCGCGCTCGGCCCGCTTCTTGGTCCTGGCAAACACCTTGTCGACGCCAAGCTTGACGTTCTCGAACACGGTCAGCCAGGGCAGCAGGCTGTGGTTCTGGAACACCACGGCGCGATCGGGTCCGGGCGAGTTGGCCTCGCGGTTCTCCAGCAGCACGCCGCCGGTCGAGGCGCCGGTCAGACCTGCGATGATGTTGAGCAGGGTCGACTTGCCGCAGCCGGAATGGCCGATGATCGAGACGTATTCGCCCTTCTCGATGGTGAGGTTGATGTCCTTCAGCACCTCGGTGGTGGCGGCACCGCGGGTAAAGATCTTGTCGATGTGATCGAGCTTCAGATAGGCGGTCATGTGCCCTCTCCTTCAGTTCTGCGCGGTGCCGTGGGTGACGAACTTGCCGAGGCCCGCGATCAGGCGGTCGAGCACGAAGCCGATGATGCCGACATAGAACAGTGCCAGGATGATCTCGCTGATATGCGAGGAGTTCCAGGCGTCCCAGATGAAGAAGCCGATGCCGACGCCGCCGATCAGCATCTCGGCCGCGACGATCGCGAGCCAGGAGAGGCCGATGCCGATACGCAGGCCGGTGAAGATGTAGGGCGCGGCCGCGGGGATCATGATCTTGCCGAAGAACTCCAGCGGATTGAGCTGCACGACGGCCGCGACGTTGCGGTAGTCCTGCGGGATGTTGCGGATGCCGACCGCGGTGTTGATGATGATCGGCCACACCGAGGTGATGAAGATGACGAAGATCGCCGAAGGCTGCCCGTCGCGGAAGGCGGCGAGCGAGAGCGGCAGCCAGGCGAGCGGCGGGATGGTGCGAAGGACCTGGAATAGCGGATCGAGTCCGCGCATCGCCCAGACCGATTGCCCGACCAGCGTGCCGAGCGCGATGCCGACGATGGCCGCGATCGAGTAGCCATAGGCGACGCGCTGGAGGCTGGCGGAGAGATGCCAGAACAGGCCCTTGTCGATACCGCCGTGGTCGAAGAACGGATCGAGGATCAGCTCCTTCGTATCCTTGAACACTTTCGACGGCGGCGGCAGCGTGGAGCCGGCGCGGCGGCAGATGAGCTCCCAGACCAGCATCGACAACGCGAGCACGACGAGCGGCGGGATGACGCGGACCGCGGTCTCCTTTGCCATACGAGCGTATGTCTCGGCGCGCGGCGGGCGCTTGGGTGTCATCGCGACGACCGACGCGGCCGCGCCGGCGGAAGGTGCAACACCTTCGGCGTCGATCTTCTTCACGGACATGTTCATCGAAATCGTTCTCCGGCTGCAATGGCGATGCGGCCGCCCATGGGCGGCCGCGGGACCTGTCAGACTTCGACGCGCTTGATCGCGAGCGACTTCAGATAGGCAGCCGGATTTTCGGGATCGAACACCTTGCCGTCGAAGAAGGTCTCCTTGCCGCGCGAGGTGGAGGCCGGAACATCAGCGGCTGCAACGCCCAGCGTCTTGGCCGCGTCCTTCCAGAGGTCCTCGCGGTTGACCTTGGCGATCAGCGCCTTGGTGTCGAAATTGGGTTCGTACTTGCCCCAGCGGATGTCTTCGGTAAGGAACCAGAGGTCATGACTCTGGAACGGATAGGACGCATTGTCCTTCCAGAAGCGCATCTGCTGCGGCGAGTTCTCGACGATGCGGCCGGTGCCGTAGTCGAACTTGCCTTTCATGCGGTCGGTGACGTCCTCGACCGGGCAATTGATCCACTGGCGCTTGGCGCAGATCGTCGCTGCTTCCTCGCGGTTCTCGACCTTCTCGGCCCATTGCTGGGCTTCCATCACCGCCATCAGCAGTGCTTTCGTCGCCTTCGGATATTTGTCGACGAAGGCCGCGCGCATGCCGAACGACTTCTCGGGATGCTTGTCCCAGAGTTCACCGGTAGTGACCGCGGTGTAGCCGATCTCCTGGTGGATGAGCTGGAGGTTCCAGGGCTCGCAGACGCAGAAGCAATCCATCGTGCCAACCTTCATGTTAGCGACCATCTGCGGCGGCGGCACGACGATGGTTTCGATGTCCTTGTCGGGATCGATCCCGCCGGCGGCAAGCCAGTAGCGGATCCAGAGGTCATGCGTGCCGCCGGGGAAGGTCATCGCGGCCTTCACGGCCTTGCCGGAGGCCTTCTTCTTGTCCAGCGCGACCTTGAACGGCGCGGTGTCGATTCCAACCTTGATGTCGGCATATTCCTTGGCGACCGAGATGCACTGTCCGTTCAGGTTGAGCCTTGCCAGGATGTACATCGGCGTCGGCTGATTGTTCTGCGTCACCTTGCCGGCGGAGATCAGATACGGCATCGGAGTGAGGATGTGCGCGCCGTCGATGCCGTTGCCTTCGGAGCCGAGCACGAGGTTGTCGCGCGTCGTGCCCCACGAGGCCTGCTTCTGTACCTCGACATCGGGCATGCCATATTTGGCGAAGATGCCCTTCTCCTTGGCAACGAACAGCGGGGTCGCATCAGTGAGCGCGATGAAGCCTAGCTTGGCGCCCTTGACCTCGGGGCCTGATTCTTGCGCGAACGCACCTGCGGGGAAATTCAGCTTGGCGGCGGCGAGAAGTGCGGCGGTGCTACCGGTCGCTTTCAACAATTGACGGCGGCTGAGGCCGCTCGCGGAGGGGCGGCGAATGCGCTTGGTCATAGGTCGTGTCGTCCTTTGCGTCGTTGCAGAGATGGTGCGTCAGTGCACACGAGCCCGCCTGTCCGGTGACGCCGCCTTTGGCGCATGCGAACGCATGACGGAGAGACCCCCGTCCGGTGGCGTCGGCAATTCGGATGAGAAGTCTCGCGGGACGGCATCAGTGGCGTCGGCACAAACTATTCAAGCTTTGTGCCAAGCGGGACAGCGCGAATATTATTTATAAATCAATATATTAAGGCATGGGAACAGATTGTCGCAGGCCTCTGTTCCGCATGCAGAATTTGCGACCTGCCCAGTTCTTGTGCGGCGCACATAAACTAGGCAGGCGCTGGGAGGGCCGCTCTCACGCGTGCTCCGCGACCTTCACCCCGAGCGGCTTGGGAGCCAAACCGCTGCCCGGCTTGAGGTGGAATTCATAAGTCATCAGGTGCCAGGGCGCAGCCGCCTTGCCGCCGTCGGGCATCGCCGGATCGGCGCGTTTCTCGACCTTCGCGATCAGCTCGTCCTTGACGCCGAACACCACGTCGGAATCCAGGTATTTGTCGCCGCCAATGAAGACGTGGGTGATCAGGGGCTCATAGCCCTTGGCGTTGACCAGGAAGTGAACGTGCGCGGGCCGCATCGGGTGGCGGTTGGTCTGCACGATCATCTCGCCGACCGGTCCGTCAGTCGGGATCGGATAGCTGCAGGGCAGAATGGTGCGAAAGAAAAAGCGGCCGTCACTGTCCGTGACGAACCGCGCCCGCGCCGAAGCGCCAACCTCGTCGTAGTTCGGCTTCTGGGAATCGTAGAAGCCGTCGTCGTCGGCGTGCCAGACGTCGACCGGAACATTCGCGAGCGGCGCACCGCTGAGATCCGTGACACGGCTCTGCACGAACATCCTCTCGCCGGTCAGGTTATGCGGCGAGATGTCGGTGCCGTGCGCGGTCACCTTGTGCTCGCCGACATAGAAGGGACCGAGCACCGTCGTCTCGGTGGCGCCGTCGCGGTCGCGGTGGTTCACCGCGTCGACCAGCATGGAGACGCCGAGCACGTCGGAAAGCAGGATGAACTCCTGGCGGGTGTCGGTGCACTTTTGTCCTGTACGGGTCAGGAAATCGATCGCATAGTCCCATTCCTCGAAGGTGAGGCCGGTCTTGCTCACGTAATCGTGCAGCGACTTCACCAATTCCTGGAGCAGGAACTTTGCACGCGGATTGGGCGTGTTGTCGAAGCTCTTGATGACGGCCTCGGTAAGCTCGGTCTCGTTGAACTGGGTCATTTCTCTTTCCCGCTGTCCGATTTTCTCGTTGTTTGGCCTGACGGCGTTCCGCTGCGGAGCCTACACCAGCCGGGCATACGGCGTTAAGCGCGACCGGCTTGGAATGGAGCCCTCATTTCGGCTATCACCTCCCCACAAGAACACTCCGGAGGAACGTTCCAGATGCTCGCCCCCACCCCCGCCTCGCCCGAATCCGTCGGCATGTCCAAGGCCGCGCTCGACCGCGTCGATGCGCATCTGAAGAACCGGTATGTCGATGCCGGCCGCTTCCCGGGAACGCAGCTCCTGGTCTATCGCCGCGGCAAGATCGCCCACCGCTCGGTGCTGGGCCTTGCCGACGTCGAGCGCGAGGTACCGGTCAAGGACGACACCATCTACCGCATCTATTCCATGACCAAGCCACTCACCAGCGTCGCCTTCATGATGCTGGTCGAGGAAGGCCTCGTCGCGATCGACGAACCCGTGCACAAGTACATTCCGGAATGGAAGGACCTCGGCGTCTTCGTCGCCGGCACGAACCCTGCCTTCCTGACCCGGCCGCCGTCCCGGCCGATGCAGATCGTCGACCTCCTGCGGCACACCTCGGGACTGACCTACGGCTTCCAGCAGCGCTCCAATGTCGATGCGGCCTATCGCGAGCAGAAGATCGGCGAGGTCGAGAAGGCCGGCACGCTGCAGACGATGATCGAGGGGCTCGCCAAGATCCCGCTGGAGTTCTCGCCGGGCGATGCCTGGAACTACTCGGTCTCAACCGACGTGATCGGCTATCTCATCGGCAAGATTTCGGGAATGCCGTTCGAGCAATTCCTGAAGCAGCGCATCCTCGACCCGCTCGGCATGACCGACACCGATTTCCACGTGCCCGCCTCCAAGGCGCACCGCTTCGCGGCCTGCTATTCCGCCGATCCGCAGGGCGGCATGACCTTCCATGCCGGCCAGCGCCGTCAGGGCCTGACGCTGCAGGACGACCCGACGACGAGCTCGTTCCTGTCGCCCCCAGATTTCATCTCCGGCGGCGGCGGTCTGTGCTCGACCGCTGCAGACTATCTCACCTTCTGCCGCGCGCTGATCAATGGCGGCGAACTCGGGGGCGTCAGGCTGATCGGACCGAAGACGCTGGCGCTCATGACGACCAACCACATTCCGGGCGGCCACAGCCTGCCCGACGTGTCTCGCTCGCTGTTCAGCGAAGCGACGTACAATGGCATCGGCTTTGGCCTCGGCGTCGCCGTGACCATGCGCCCCGCCGAGACACTCATTGCGGGCAGCCCCGGTGAATATAATTGGGGCGGCGCCGCCACCACCTCGTTCTGGATCGATCCGGCCGAAGAGCTGATCACGATCTTCATGACGCAGGTTCTGCCGTCGAGCGCCTACCCGATCCGGCGCGAGCTGCGCAGCATGGTCTACGCCGCGATCACCGAGAGCAATCTGTAGGCGCACCACGGGGCGGGCCTCGGCACTTCACCCTAAGGCCCGTTCGCTCCAACCTCGGCTTGGTCCTCCCAGTCCTCCCACGCCACATCATTGATTTCGAGATAACGAGAAACGGCGACCCCGATGGTCGGGAAGAAGTAGTTTTCGCCAAGCTGCGCGAACAAGCCAAATCGCTTCAGCTTGTCCTTCACGGGATCCTTGAGCTCGGCAAAGCACAGCTCAATCCCCTGCGCGTGCAGCGCTACATCGAGTTCAGCGACCACGTCGCAGGCTGTGACGTCTACGCTCGTAACCGGCTCCGCCGCAACGACCAGCCAGCGTACAGACGTCGGCGATGTTGCTATGGCATCCAGAATGCGCTCCTTGAAGAATTCGGCGTTGGCAAAGAACAGAGGCGCATCCCACCGAAACAGGACCAGCCCGGGGATTCGGCGTGCATCCGGATATCTTGTGACGTCGTGATAACCCTTGACGCCTTGGGCGCGCCCCAACACGGCGGAATGCGGGCGCCATCCGTCCCAAAGAAACTCCGCGATGGCGATGGCGATTGCCAGGCCTATTCCTGGAATCACACCGAGCACGGCGACACCGACAAAGCAGACGATCGCCAACCAAAACTCCCACCGCTGAATGCGATAGATTCGTTTCAGGTCGGCGACCTCGATCAAGCCGATCGCCGAAGTGATGACCACAGCGGCCAATGCTGCACTCGGCAAATGCTGAAGGAGGTTTGGCGCCGCCAGCAAGAGCACAACGATGGCAAGCGCGCCAACGACGCTGGTAAGTTGGGTCCGCGCGCCGGCGGCTTCCGCAACGGGTGTACGCGAGCTGCTGCTGCTGATCGAAAACCCCTGAAAAAAGCCGGTCACCAGATTGGCGACGCCGAGGCCCACCAACTCCTGGTTGGGATCGACCCGCGTCCCCAATCGTGCGGCATAGGCCCGTGAGAGCACGCTGGTATCTGCAAATGATATCAGCGCTATCGCACAACCGCCGACCAGCACAGGGACCATGTCGCCGTAGCTGATCCAGGGAACGACGAAACCCGGCAGTCCCTGAGGAAGAGGACCCAGGACCTTCACGTCATAAGGCGCTGCGAGACCGAGCGCACCGACGACGACCGTCGCGCCAAGAACCGCGATCAGAATGCCCGGGAGCCGCTTGCTGTTCCTGAGAAGCAGGATCACGATCAACGTGCCGAGCCCGATCCCAAACGCGACCCAGTTTGTCCGCCCTTGATGGATTGCGCCGCCGATCGCCAACAAACTTCGAAGAGGTCCTTCGCTCTCAATCGAGAAGCCCATGAGCTTCGGCAGCTGGCTGATCAATACGGTCAACGCGATTCCGTTCATGTAACCGTAGCGTATCGGCTTGGAGAGAAGCTCGGTCACAAAGCCCAGGCGCGCGATACCCGCCAGAATGCAGACCATCCCCGAAACGATCGCCATCATGCCGGCGAGCGTCGCGGCCCGCAGGGGATCACCACCGGACAACGGAGCGACAACGCCGAGGATGACTCCTGCCAGAGCGGAGTCCGGGCCGAGGACGAGGATACGGCTTGGACCGAACAACGCATAGACCATTAGCGGCACGATCGTTGCGTACAGACCATAGATGCCAGGCAATCCCGATGCTGTGGCGTAGGCAATTCCGACCGGGACCAGCATTGTCGCCAGGACGATCCCGGCGAAGGTATCGTGCCGAAGCCACGCCGCCTCATACCGACGGAGAGTATGGAGCCCCGGCAACCAGTGGATCCAATGCTTCATCGGCGATCACCCCAAACCCGGGCAGGGCTAGTTGGCCGCGCTCTATACGCTGGCCGAGATTAGCGCGGCTGGAATCCAGCGTAGGCTAATACGCCCCTAGCAAGCTGAACAGTGGCGTAGTGTTCATGCGAGCGACGCAGAATGCAGTGCAAAATCTGACGCGCCGTCATCTGCCATGAATTCGAAAACCCGTGGCGCAACCGAGAGGCTCCTCGTATGCTCTTTCGTCTTCCGGCGCCGTCGCACCGGAACCAGGGCGTCCGCGTTTGTCCAAGTTGACCCTACCTGTGCGGCTCGCGCTCCTCGTCATGGGGACGATGCTGCCCCTGATCGTCTTCGCCGTCGGCATCGTCTTCTACAACTACACGCAAGACCGCAGCGACGCCAATCGCCGTGTGCTGGAAACGGTGCGCAGCATACGCCTGGTGCTCGATGCCGAGGTACAGCGAATGACCGGTGGCTTGCAGGTGCTTGCGCTCACCAACGCACTGCGCAGCGGCGACTTCGAAAGCTTTCGACGCATCGTCTCAGGCTTCCTCGACCAGTACGGCAAGGACGGCGTCGTGCTGGTCTCCGACCGCAAGGGGCGGCTGCTGTTCTCGTCGGTGACGGAGAACACCGCGGGCCTGCCGCTGCGCAACAACACCGAGATCGTGGAGAAGGTCTTCGCGACCAAGTCGCCGCAATATTCCGACCTGTTCCTGGGCGCGATCAAGCAGCGCCAGGTCGTCACCGTGGAAGTCCCCGTGCTGCGCGACGGCGAGGTGATCTACGCGCTTACCTTCAGCCCGCCGCTCGACATCTTCCAGACGCTGGTCGAAAAGCAACGGCCGGATGAGCACTGGACGGTGTCGCTGCTGGACAGCAAGGGCGTCGTGTTCGCGCGCGCGCCCAACCCGGGCGACACGTTCGGCAAACGCGCCACCTCCTCGCTCTATGACGAGATGTTCCGCAAGGGCGAGGCGTCCTTGTCGGCGGTCTCGCTCGACAACATTCCGCTCAGTGCTGCCTATACGCGATCACGACTGACAGGCTGGACGGTTGCCGCCGGCGTTGCCGAGAGCTCGCTGGTCGCGCCGCTTTGGCGCAACATCGCGATCACGAGCCTGATCGGCGGCGTGCTGCTCCTGACAGGGCTTACCTTCGCCCTGCGGATGGCCGCGACCATCGCGCGTGGCGAAATGCTGCACAATCTGCTGATCGAAGAGCTCAACCATCGCGTCAAGAACACCCTCGCCTTGATGCAGGCGATCGCGGTGCAGTCGTTCCGCAGCGCGAGCCGCGACGAGCGCACCAAGTTCGAGGGGCGCCTCGGCGCGCTTGCGGAAGCCCACAATCTCCTGAGCCAGGAGAAGTGGCAGGGCTCCGATCTGAAGGACGTCATTGCCCGGGCACTGGACCCGTTCCTGCTGAACAATCCGGACCGCATACGGATGAACGGACCGGCGGTGCCGCTATCGCCGCGCCTCGCCCTCGTGCTGTCGATGATCGTGCACGAGATCGCGACCAACGCCGCCAAGTACGGCGCGCTGTCCAACGAGACCGGGACGGTGACGCTGGACTGGGAGGTCACGGCCGATACGGCCAAGCCGCGGCTGCGGCTGATCTGGACCGAGCGCGGCGGCCCGCCGGTGACCGCGCCCGTGCAGCGCGGCTTCGGCTCGCGCCTGATCGAGCGCAGCGCGCGTGATCAGCTCGGCGGCGAAGCGACGGTGGACTTCCTGCCGCGCGGCGTCGTCTACACGATCAGCTGCGCGCTGGACGAACCGCGGTAGCGAATGAGCCTACTTTGCATGGGGTTGTTTTCGATATTTTTATTGTCCGGCCTCAGGCCCTGATCTGGCCCCTAGCCGATCGACTGGAGCACCGGAAAAGTCTCGAGCAGCCAGATGCTCATGTTGCTGATCGCGCCGGTGAGAAAGAAAATGCCGGTGATCACCATCAGCACGCCCATGGCCCGCTCGACATTGACGAGATGGCCCTTCATGCGCGCGAACAGCGCCGAGAATTGCTCGATCAGGAGCGCTGCGATCAGGAAGGGAATGCCGAGCCCCGCGGAATAGACCGCGAGCAGACCGGCTCCCTTGGTCACCGTCGCCTCCGCTGCGGCAATCGAGAGGATCGCCGCGAGGATCGGCCCGATGCAGGGCGTCCAGCCGAAGGCGAAGGCCAGCCCCATGATATAGGCGCCCCACAGCCCCACGGGCCTGGGGATCGGCAGCCGCCCTTCCCGCATCAACAGGTTGATGCGCGTCAAACCGAGGAAGTGCAGGCCCATCACGATGATGACGACGCCGGCGAGGATCGAGAGCTCGGCCGACCAGGCGCGGATCACGGTGCCGATCAGGGAGGCGCTGGCGCCCAGCGCAATGAAGATCGTCGAGAAGCCAAGCACGAACAGCAGTGCCGACATCATCACCGCGCGCCTGGAGGCCGACGGCTGCTCGTCGCTCTCGACGTGCTCGATCGTGGCGCCGGTCAGATAGATCAGATAGGGCGGAACCAGGGGCAGGACGCAGGGCGAGAGGAAGCTGACGAGGCCGGCAAGCAGCGCCGCCGTGATCGAAACATTTTGCATGATGCAGTCGGGGCCATCTCAAGGCCCGCACCGCGCGCAAGGGAAGCGCGCCGGAATTTGGGCCTAACGGCCCTTGGTGTAACCGATGCAGGGCAATGCGCAACAGAGGCGCGGGAAACCAAGGCTCCTCCCGATGCCGCCTGTGATCACAGGTGCGGCATCGGGACACGCACAAATCTCGCGGATGCGAGAGACGGCGGCGCGGTTATTTCACCACGCGGAGCAGCGGACGCCGGGGCTGGTCCTGCGTCTGCTTGGAACGGGAGGCGGATTCGCTGGCAGCGCCCCGCAGCATTTCGTCGCACAAGGCCCGAAGCTCGGCGTTGTCGACGCCTTTGAGTTTCATCCGCAAATCGAGGATGGCGATCGAGAGCAGCTCGACTGTCTCGCGGACCTGATTCTCACCGAGAACCCGACGGCACTCCTCGAGCGTTTCGAGCACCGACTGCAATTGTTCATCTGAATGCGACACCAGCGTTCTTTCCGTTAGTTCAACCTGTGAGAATGAATGGCAACCATCCACGCGGTCCATGGTTGCGAACGAGGATAGCACGATGAATCCGAGCCTTCGAAGACGATTTCGGCACGTCCGGGCTCGAAAATCGCAGTTCCAGTGCAAGAAAAGCCTTGC
This region of Bradyrhizobium sp. CCGUVB1N3 genomic DNA includes:
- the ntrB gene encoding nitrate ABC transporter permease; protein product: MSVKKIDAEGVAPSAGAAASVVAMTPKRPPRAETYARMAKETAVRVIPPLVVLALSMLVWELICRRAGSTLPPPSKVFKDTKELILDPFFDHGGIDKGLFWHLSASLQRVAYGYSIAAIVGIALGTLVGQSVWAMRGLDPLFQVLRTIPPLAWLPLSLAAFRDGQPSAIFVIFITSVWPIIINTAVGIRNIPQDYRNVAAVVQLNPLEFFGKIMIPAAAPYIFTGLRIGIGLSWLAIVAAEMLIGGVGIGFFIWDAWNSSHISEIILALFYVGIIGFVLDRLIAGLGKFVTHGTAQN
- a CDS encoding sensor histidine kinase, whose product is MLPLIVFAVGIVFYNYTQDRSDANRRVLETVRSIRLVLDAEVQRMTGGLQVLALTNALRSGDFESFRRIVSGFLDQYGKDGVVLVSDRKGRLLFSSVTENTAGLPLRNNTEIVEKVFATKSPQYSDLFLGAIKQRQVVTVEVPVLRDGEVIYALTFSPPLDIFQTLVEKQRPDEHWTVSLLDSKGVVFARAPNPGDTFGKRATSSLYDEMFRKGEASLSAVSLDNIPLSAAYTRSRLTGWTVAAGVAESSLVAPLWRNIAITSLIGGVLLLTGLTFALRMAATIARGEMLHNLLIEELNHRVKNTLALMQAIAVQSFRSASRDERTKFEGRLGALAEAHNLLSQEKWQGSDLKDVIARALDPFLLNNPDRIRMNGPAVPLSPRLALVLSMIVHEIATNAAKYGALSNETGTVTLDWEVTADTAKPRLRLIWTERGGPPVTAPVQRGFGSRLIERSARDQLGGEATVDFLPRGVVYTISCALDEPR
- a CDS encoding CmpA/NrtA family ABC transporter substrate-binding protein, coding for MTKRIRRPSASGLSRRQLLKATGSTAALLAAAKLNFPAGAFAQESGPEVKGAKLGFIALTDATPLFVAKEKGIFAKYGMPDVEVQKQASWGTTRDNLVLGSEGNGIDGAHILTPMPYLISAGKVTQNNQPTPMYILARLNLNGQCISVAKEYADIKVGIDTAPFKVALDKKKASGKAVKAAMTFPGGTHDLWIRYWLAAGGIDPDKDIETIVVPPPQMVANMKVGTMDCFCVCEPWNLQLIHQEIGYTAVTTGELWDKHPEKSFGMRAAFVDKYPKATKALLMAVMEAQQWAEKVENREEAATICAKRQWINCPVEDVTDRMKGKFDYGTGRIVENSPQQMRFWKDNASYPFQSHDLWFLTEDIRWGKYEPNFDTKALIAKVNREDLWKDAAKTLGVAAADVPASTSRGKETFFDGKVFDPENPAAYLKSLAIKRVEV
- a CDS encoding cytochrome c biogenesis CcdA family protein, with translation MQNVSITAALLAGLVSFLSPCVLPLVPPYLIYLTGATIEHVESDEQPSASRRAVMMSALLFVLGFSTIFIALGASASLIGTVIRAWSAELSILAGVVIIVMGLHFLGLTRINLLMREGRLPIPRPVGLWGAYIMGLAFAFGWTPCIGPILAAILSIAAAEATVTKGAGLLAVYSAGLGIPFLIAALLIEQFSALFARMKGHLVNVERAMGVLMVITGIFFLTGAISNMSIWLLETFPVLQSIG
- a CDS encoding ABC transporter ATP-binding protein, coding for MTAYLKLDHIDKIFTRGAATTEVLKDINLTIEKGEYVSIIGHSGCGKSTLLNIIAGLTGASTGGVLLENREANSPGPDRAVVFQNHSLLPWLTVFENVKLGVDKVFARTKKRAEREAWVMHNLNLVQMAHAKDKRPSEISGGMKQRVGIARALAMEPKVLLLDEPFGALDALTRAHLQDSVMALHQKLGNTILMITHDVDEAVLLSDRIVMMTNGPSAHIGEVLDVPLARPRKRLELASNATYLKCRQRVLEFLYERHRFVEAA
- a CDS encoding SulP family inorganic anion transporter, translating into MKHWIHWLPGLHTLRRYEAAWLRHDTFAGIVLATMLVPVGIAYATASGLPGIYGLYATIVPLMVYALFGPSRILVLGPDSALAGVILGVVAPLSGGDPLRAATLAGMMAIVSGMVCILAGIARLGFVTELLSKPIRYGYMNGIALTVLISQLPKLMGFSIESEGPLRSLLAIGGAIHQGRTNWVAFGIGLGTLIVILLLRNSKRLPGILIAVLGATVVVGALGLAAPYDVKVLGPLPQGLPGFVVPWISYGDMVPVLVGGCAIALISFADTSVLSRAYAARLGTRVDPNQELVGLGVANLVTGFFQGFSISSSSSRTPVAEAAGARTQLTSVVGALAIVVLLLAAPNLLQHLPSAALAAVVITSAIGLIEVADLKRIYRIQRWEFWLAIVCFVGVAVLGVIPGIGLAIAIAIAEFLWDGWRPHSAVLGRAQGVKGYHDVTRYPDARRIPGLVLFRWDAPLFFANAEFFKERILDAIATSPTSVRWLVVAAEPVTSVDVTACDVVAELDVALHAQGIELCFAELKDPVKDKLKRFGLFAQLGENYFFPTIGVAVSRYLEINDVAWEDWEDQAEVGANGP
- a CDS encoding intradiol ring-cleavage dioxygenase, which gives rise to MTQFNETELTEAVIKSFDNTPNPRAKFLLQELVKSLHDYVSKTGLTFEEWDYAIDFLTRTGQKCTDTRQEFILLSDVLGVSMLVDAVNHRDRDGATETTVLGPFYVGEHKVTAHGTDISPHNLTGERMFVQSRVTDLSGAPLANVPVDVWHADDDGFYDSQKPNYDEVGASARARFVTDSDGRFFFRTILPCSYPIPTDGPVGEMIVQTNRHPMRPAHVHFLVNAKGYEPLITHVFIGGDKYLDSDVVFGVKDELIAKVEKRADPAMPDGGKAAAPWHLMTYEFHLKPGSGLAPKPLGVKVAEHA
- a CDS encoding serine hydrolase, producing MLAPTPASPESVGMSKAALDRVDAHLKNRYVDAGRFPGTQLLVYRRGKIAHRSVLGLADVEREVPVKDDTIYRIYSMTKPLTSVAFMMLVEEGLVAIDEPVHKYIPEWKDLGVFVAGTNPAFLTRPPSRPMQIVDLLRHTSGLTYGFQQRSNVDAAYREQKIGEVEKAGTLQTMIEGLAKIPLEFSPGDAWNYSVSTDVIGYLIGKISGMPFEQFLKQRILDPLGMTDTDFHVPASKAHRFAACYSADPQGGMTFHAGQRRQGLTLQDDPTTSSFLSPPDFISGGGGLCSTAADYLTFCRALINGGELGGVRLIGPKTLALMTTNHIPGGHSLPDVSRSLFSEATYNGIGFGLGVAVTMRPAETLIAGSPGEYNWGGAATTSFWIDPAEELITIFMTQVLPSSAYPIRRELRSMVYAAITESNL